The window tattgcattttaaaatggaattcattttccaacaaaaaaaaaaaaatcattcatggcatgtgcatggtcaaaatttaggtttcaatttgtctttgaatgcaacctctacgagctcacttTCAAAGAgaggcagctgttgacacctaaattttgacgatttcgtttatttatttattgcataagaaattaggggttaattttattaattgcatggtatatagatttagattgcatttattttgttatttgcatattttggaccggtggcggatgagttcgaattaattggactaagcccacgaagcgaacaagttggcccaagcccgtgttttttaataattaaaaaattatctcgtgggaatataatattttaaaatttttccgagatatgaatctttttggaTAGGCCGATGGGTAAAAGAATATTGCAATTtggttttgaaagatttggatttagagaaaaattctaTCATAATCTTGAATCCTTATCAATATGGGATAAAATTGGTGAAGGAATATTGCGTTCGAAAAATTCTCGTGGATGTTGATCTAAAACCCTAGTTCACTCACCTATAAATAGGTCGCTACAccacatggaaaaaaaaagatggacaCATACAGCCATTGAGAGTAAAACGtgagtggcgactcctaattgaaaatcaattgcatgttaagaacttgaacctaagtcgcgaattggtatgggcttgggagagcccgagttaagtctaggcttaacaatccattagccaaaccctaggtgatacacaccccgaaaaaattggtggcgatagcttggcgactccgctggggacttgagttgaaattcttagtggacttaggccaattttcttttttgaaaaaatgcttttgtttggcagcgagaattccaagtacgtccctaacatttaggaTCAATGGCATTCACCCTATCCTCATGCTCAAGTAGAGGATTCTTTTTGACATTCGGTTGAGCGGTACTGAAGGCAAACGCCTTGGTGTCCAAGTAGTTTTGGACCTTATGTTTCAAAGTCAAGCATTCATCGTCGAATGTCCTACTTCCCCCATATGATACTCGCATTTCTTGGAGGGATCGTAGTTGGAAaatttttcagcattgggtCGCTTTGGCTCATAAGACAGCAACTCCTTCTTTTGAAGAACCTTTAAGACCTGGGACAGAGGGCCAGGAAGAGGAGTGAATTGCCTCTTAACAAATTGCCGAGGGGCAGACGGTCGGCCTTCCCCTTGTTGATTCTTAGGGACATGAACAACTGGAGGCTTGCTAGATTGTGCATATGTGACATTGACTTCCGTGCTTGgttctttgtctttcttcatggtgaagtGGAGCCCAGCTACCTGGAGGCCATCGAACAGTTTGCGGGATTTTTGAAATTGTGAAGTTCGGATTTGTGGCATAAATAAATAGCTCCGATTTAAGCAGTTTGAATGTAATTAATGACATACGAACGAGTGATTTTCGTTTTTCAAGTTAAAAATTACTTGAGATTTTAGTCAATTGTGCTCGTCATAATTGTGAAAACTtgtcaaatattttgaaatgggGATAAGAacacttcaagtgccaaaagttggcacaaatggacacttaagtgctaaaagttacgaaaggtacacttaagtgtcacattcgaagaaaaacggatcacttaagtgccactccggccaaagtccggccaaaaggctgacgtggcatttttccgacgaaTTTCCGGTGAAGtgaacccaaaacgacgccgttttgcatacTGACGtggcaaataatgcaaaaacggcgttgCTTTGGGTTGACAtggtaaaaataatataaaaattaaataaattaaatttaaaattcgatttagttaaaatattaaaaaataataattttaatagttaaaatattttaaaaataataattttaaaataaaatttagttaacatattaaaataaaaaattttaaaataaaaaatttaaaaaataattttaaaaataattttaaaattagattttgttaaaaaatttaaaaaataattttaaaattaaatttagataatattaaaaaataataattttaaaaaattttaaaattagatttagttaaaaattttaaaaaatttaaaattagatttagttaaaaattaaaaaaataataatttaaaaattaaatttagttaaaatattaaaaaataataactttaaaaattaaaaaattaaaaaaattaaaaataataattttaaaattagatttagttaaaatattaaaaaaataattctaaaattaaatttaattaaaatattaaaaaggggGGCGTGGCTAAGGCTGCCCTCAGCCACCGCCccctttaattaatttataaatttttgataattttttaaatttttttttaaatttaaaattatttatttaatattttaactaaatttaattttaaaattttttaatattttaactaaatctaattttgaaattattattttttattttttatttttaaaattattatttttaaaattttaactgaatttaattttaaaattattatttttaaatttttttaactaaatctaattttaaaattattatttttaatattttaactaaatttaattttaaatttattatttttttaatattttaactattaaaattattattttttaatattttaactaaatctatttttaaatttaatttatttaatttttatattatttttttatcacatgagcccaaaacgacgccgtttttgcattatttggtcatgtcagcgtgcaaaacggcgtcattttgggctcggttcgccggaaaaatgccacgtcggcattttgacCGAATTTTGAAGACTTAAGTGTACGCTTTCGTAATTTTGGACTAACTCGTCCATTTTCAaggccaacttttggcactccatgGGTCCTTGTCCCCCTTGGAATGATTGGAACatcctttttcaaaattatacCTACCGCGAACAGTTTGCGATCTGCAGGGCTTTTTACTTCTTTGGCAACTACGCGACTAGTCTCCTTTCTGGGGATATAAAAACGCTCGTGGCCCGGTAACGTGAGGCCGAAGGTAATTTGACCAGGGAAAACGTGTGCGCAGGCCTCTCAAGAGTCGACCATCACATGGGATGTTTCTGAGGAATCTGAAATCGAACTGGCTGTTCTCTCACCTGAGATTTACAGCCCTCTACTTTCTCAAGATCAAACTTGGTCGGTTCAAGGAAAAGGTCAAAATCTTGCACAATTCCCCCCAGTTCCTCGGGAGAGAGTTCAGAAAGGGAAGTATTTAATCTCGTTCTGTTtcaatttgaagcaaaattagCTTGTACTGTGTCCTCAAACTGCATTCTCTGTTTCATTTTGCTGAATTGCATGCAAGCTTGGAACTTTAGCTCCAAGAAAAGGCTTCAAGAATTTTACCCAGTTGGGCGCTGGGTTGAGTCACGATTTGGGAAAATCGATATATAGAGCGAGTTGAGGAATTCTGGTACAAGTTCTCTATATATTTCTTTGAGCTGTTGATGTTCTGAAGCACTTCTGAGTTTAGCATATTATATAGAAATGGATCGACCACCAGACAAACTCGATAATTTCATTGATGGGTATGTACTCGTTGATGGTGATGATGCGGCCTTTTCGATTTTACGGGAGGACGATCTTGTTAGTGAGCTCACGATCGACGACACGTTCAATGACTTTACCTATAGCTGCACATGCGCGCCTCATTTGGGTGCTGACCTTGGGAAGGAACCGGCTGAGGACTATGATTTCAGTGATGCAGCTCTCAAGTACATTAACCAGATGCTTATGGAGGAAGACATAGAAGAGAAGAGCGTTGCATGTCATGAAGCCTCGGCAATTGAGGCAGCCGAGAAATCATTCTACGAGGTCATTGGGGAGAGGTACCCGCCAGCTGCAGATCAGCATCCATCACCTAATCAAACCAATGAGAGCTCATGTGGTGGTAGCGATAGTGTGATTAAATTGGTTGAGTCAGAGCCGAACTATGAATCAGAAGAACATACTGTCCTCACCACGGTGTCTCAATCCATCTCATCTTCAGTTGCCCAGTCATTAGATGATGTCCGCGTTGGTATCAGTACTGCTGGACATGCTGAATCTCCAGTGAATGCCATTTCTTTGTCTGAACTTATCGGAAGTGAGTCTGTTATGCAGTTCAAGGGCAACAGTGAAGAAACGAGAGAGTCGCTCGCTTTTGGAAATGAAATTCTAGTTGATCCTGAGAGGGGTGAATTTTCCTTTAATGAACAAACCGAAGAGCCTACGAGTTTGGTTCCAAATGAAGAGACGGATGAGAACATGTTTGCCAACCTTGGAGGAAACAGGGGAAAGAAAAATCCTTTGCAGGAGGATGTGAACTTAGAAGTAGGAAGGATGAGCAAGTATTTATCAGTTTACACTGAATCAACTGTGAGGTCAGAGATATTCGATATGGTGTTGCTTAATCCTAAAGAAAGTGAAGCTACCCTTCGTGAAGCTCTTCGGAACATGATGCAGAATGGCAAATCGAAAGTGCCAAATGAGGGGAAGGCCCGCGGCAAGAAGCAAGGCAGGTGCAAGAGGGATGTGGTCGACTTGAGAACTCTTTTGACACTTTGTGCACAAGCTGTTACTATGGATGATCGAGGAAGTGCAGGTGAGCTGCTCAAGCAGATCAGAAGGCATGCGTCTCCCACAGGGGACGGGATGCAAAGGATGGCACACTATTTTGCGAATGGTCTGGAGGCACGCCTTGCCGGGTCAGGCTCTCAAATTTTTAAGGCTCTCATGGCTAGGCCAAGATCGGCTGTTGATGTCTTGAAGGCTTATCATCTCCTCCTCACAATTTGTCCATTTATGAAGCTCTCACATTACTTCTCGAACAAGACGATATTGAACGTGGCCAGGGAGGCACCCAAGTTGCACATCattgattttggaattctttatGGTTTCCAGTGGCCTGGCCTTATAGAGCGTCTCTCATCAAGCCCCAGTGGACCACCTGAGCTTCGGATTACTGCGATTGATCTGCCGCAACCTGGATTTAAACCAGATGAAATCGTTGAGGAAACCGGCAGACGCTTGGTGAGCTACGCCAAAACTTTCAATGTCCCGTTCAAGTTTAATGCTATAGTGAAAGGTTGGGATGCCATTAAAGTTGAGGAGCTAAATATCCACAGTGATGAGATCCTTGTTGTGAACTGCATACATAGATTCCATAACATACTTGATGACACGGTGCTGGCGGAGAGTCCACGAGATGTCGTACTGAATCTGATAAAAAAGATGAATCCCGATGTTTTCATTCAGGCAGTCGTAAATGGTAACCATGGTGTCCCCTTTTTCGTTTCGCGGTTTCGGGAGGCACTCTTCCATTTTTCAGCTGTCTTTGACATTCTTGAGGCAACCGTACCTCGTGACGACCCAGAGAGGTTGTTGCTCGAGCAAGAGATACTCGGGAAGCAGGCAATGAATGTCATTGCTTGTGAAGGCTCGGATAGGATTGAGAGGCCCGAGACATACAAATCATCACACGTGCGAAACCTGAGGGCTGGGTTTAGGCAGCTACCCTTGGATAAGGATCTGGTGAGCTTGGCAAAGGACAAACTGAAATCTTGCTACCATAAGGATTTTGAGATTGAAGAAGATGGGCAGTGGCTATTGCAGGGCTGGAAAGGCAGGATTATCTATGCGCTATCGACCTGGAGGCCTGATTGTTGAATGTATAAATTGCCAGTCGAAAGTAGATCAGGAATGATTTTTCACTTCCTTCTTCTCTGTTTGTGCTCTTACTGTTTCTATCATAGTGTCAGGAAGCATTTCCAGATATGAATGGTAAGGTTCGCAATCGGTGGTTTTGAAATTGAATATCTTAGCTTCCCTGCATCTTTGCGCATGTTGGAGGGAATTGTACTGtctaaaagaaacaaaacatttctatgCAGTTTGTTGAAAATGATAGCAAGCTTAGCGGGACATGAAAGAAATACCAGATTCCACACCAGCAATGGCTTAGGAGTGACTGGCATAGGAATCACTCTTAAACTGAGTCATATTACTGTGGTttttcattatcttcatggtcaTAGATTACGTGATCTGGGATGCTGTTAGGTTGCGCCCACAATGAAGGAAAATCATGCTATAATTATTAATATTGTTGTGGTTTGTGTTGGGATCATGTGAGCTGAGATGCTATTAGGTCGTCTGCAACGGAGGAAAATCATGCTACAGTCATCACTAGCATGGTTTGTTTCGAAAATCATGCTACAATCATCATGGTTGTGGTCtgttttgagatcaaatctGGGTCCGTTGCTCCTTTTTTGGTTTGCGAAGAAAATTTTTATGAGCTTACAGTTGCTTATAGAGATATCTCTACCTTGAGTCGGCCATCCTGAGGACCAAACACTGCTTATTTTCtgttcattcaattttgatgCCATGATGCATGCTTTCAAGCAGCTCCCATGAGAAGCAAACCTGCCCAAATTCTTCCCCATGTAGAGCAACTTCTGCTCGAGTCTTATCGTTAATAGGCGTTCAAGCTAGTTTGCACACTCCAC of the Eucalyptus grandis isolate ANBG69807.140 chromosome 10, ASM1654582v1, whole genome shotgun sequence genome contains:
- the LOC104421919 gene encoding scarecrow-like protein 9; the protein is MDRPPDKLDNFIDGYVLVDGDDAAFSILREDDLVSELTIDDTFNDFTYSCTCAPHLGADLGKEPAEDYDFSDAALKYINQMLMEEDIEEKSVACHEASAIEAAEKSFYEVIGERYPPAADQHPSPNQTNESSCGGSDSVIKLVESEPNYESEEHTVLTTVSQSISSSVAQSLDDVRVGISTAGHAESPVNAISLSELIGSESVMQFKGNSEETRESLAFGNEILVDPERGEFSFNEQTEEPTSLVPNEETDENMFANLGGNRGKKNPLQEDVNLEVGRMSKYLSVYTESTVRSEIFDMVLLNPKESEATLREALRNMMQNGKSKVPNEGKARGKKQGRCKRDVVDLRTLLTLCAQAVTMDDRGSAGELLKQIRRHASPTGDGMQRMAHYFANGLEARLAGSGSQIFKALMARPRSAVDVLKAYHLLLTICPFMKLSHYFSNKTILNVAREAPKLHIIDFGILYGFQWPGLIERLSSSPSGPPELRITAIDLPQPGFKPDEIVEETGRRLVSYAKTFNVPFKFNAIVKGWDAIKVEELNIHSDEILVVNCIHRFHNILDDTVLAESPRDVVLNLIKKMNPDVFIQAVVNGNHGVPFFVSRFREALFHFSAVFDILEATVPRDDPERLLLEQEILGKQAMNVIACEGSDRIERPETYKSSHVRNLRAGFRQLPLDKDLVSLAKDKLKSCYHKDFEIEEDGQWLLQGWKGRIIYALSTWRPDC